A single window of Thalassomonas viridans DNA harbors:
- a CDS encoding class I SAM-dependent methyltransferase encodes MTGNIQFYNDNARHVAQQYLSKSFEEIHASVLSYITPVLNKTDARILDIGAGAGRDAKYLAAEGQSQNVSVIAVEPAKLLADIGKQTTQNLNVNWLEDSLPALAKVTRQEVSFDLILLSAVWMHVPESERARSLRKLANLLKPGGKLVISLRHSQAEHTADPRIMYAVCADELKNLGKKVGLFCLSETERENDKLGRDEVSWQTVVLQLPDDGSGAFPFIRHVATNDGKSATHKLALLRVLLRIADGHPGAVLRRESSLYGDRVILPAGLVALYWCHQYKDLIDKHQLFQTPNKNPNMGFMKPAGWHKLTHRTAADYRIGHLFTGDDAIALHKTLSDALSNIKAMPCKYITLPNSEQGVFEVASKPVRAKDSIFLDLTTLTQWGEFSLPEHIWLAFNRYACWIEPVLVSEWVNTMLSYSGNAGYRTVEKHYILHEALNWLEPKRSTTEIRQRFEQLQQDQTQYCVWTAKTLKQKYNIDHCMPFSRWPNNDLWNLLPADSQINNQKNDRLPSEQKLKAAKERMLHWWQSAWLEEIPFEMCEFMTDQISSASLINSQCNLWKQRFFAEANIALPGLSKVNSSIDDVFEALVMQRGRLKEMQQLREW; translated from the coding sequence GTGACCGGAAATATTCAGTTTTACAATGATAATGCCCGTCATGTTGCCCAACAGTATTTGTCAAAGTCTTTTGAAGAGATACACGCCAGTGTATTGTCTTATATCACCCCGGTATTGAATAAAACAGATGCCCGTATTTTGGATATTGGCGCAGGTGCCGGACGTGATGCCAAATACCTGGCAGCAGAGGGACAAAGCCAGAATGTCAGTGTAATTGCGGTTGAACCGGCAAAGTTGTTAGCCGATATCGGCAAGCAAACCACGCAAAATCTCAATGTGAACTGGTTGGAAGATTCTCTGCCAGCACTTGCAAAAGTCACCCGCCAAGAAGTCAGTTTTGACTTGATTTTACTCAGCGCGGTATGGATGCACGTTCCCGAAAGTGAGCGTGCTCGTTCGTTGCGGAAACTTGCCAATTTACTTAAACCAGGCGGCAAGTTAGTTATCAGTTTACGGCATAGCCAAGCTGAGCACACAGCTGATCCCCGTATTATGTACGCCGTGTGTGCGGATGAACTTAAGAACCTTGGTAAAAAGGTAGGGTTATTCTGTTTAAGTGAGACAGAGCGAGAAAATGACAAACTCGGCCGTGATGAGGTTAGCTGGCAAACTGTGGTTCTGCAGCTACCCGATGACGGCAGTGGTGCTTTTCCGTTTATAAGGCATGTCGCAACAAATGATGGAAAATCGGCTACGCATAAACTTGCCTTGTTACGGGTATTACTGCGTATTGCTGACGGTCATCCCGGAGCAGTATTAAGACGAGAAAGCTCCTTATATGGTGACCGGGTTATTTTACCTGCCGGGCTGGTAGCACTTTATTGGTGCCACCAGTACAAAGACTTAATCGACAAACATCAGCTATTCCAAACCCCTAATAAAAATCCCAACATGGGATTTATGAAACCAGCCGGTTGGCACAAGCTAACCCATCGCACTGCTGCCGATTATCGTATTGGTCACCTGTTTACCGGTGACGATGCCATAGCTTTGCATAAAACTTTGTCTGACGCGCTCAGCAACATTAAAGCTATGCCGTGCAAGTACATTACTTTACCTAACAGTGAACAAGGTGTGTTTGAAGTTGCCAGTAAGCCTGTACGGGCCAAGGACAGTATCTTTTTAGATTTAACTACGCTCACCCAGTGGGGAGAGTTTTCGCTACCTGAGCATATATGGCTAGCATTTAATCGTTACGCCTGTTGGATTGAGCCGGTATTGGTGAGTGAGTGGGTAAATACTATGCTCAGTTATAGCGGTAATGCTGGTTATCGTACGGTTGAAAAACATTATATTTTACATGAGGCGCTAAACTGGCTAGAGCCTAAACGAAGTACCACAGAGATTCGCCAGCGTTTTGAGCAATTACAGCAAGATCAAACACAGTATTGTGTTTGGACTGCTAAAACACTTAAGCAAAAATATAATATAGACCACTGCATGCCATTTTCACGATGGCCTAATAATGATTTATGGAATTTGTTACCTGCAGACTCCCAGATAAATAATCAGAAAAATGATCGCTTACCCAGTGAGCAGAAATTAAAAGCGGCAAAAGAACGTATGTTGCATTGGTGGCAAAGTGCATGGTTAGAAGAGATTCCTTTTGAAATGTGTGAATTTATGACTGATCAGATATCCTCAGCCTCCCTAATCAACAGCCAATGTAATTTGTGGAAACAACGTTTTTTTGCTGAAGCTAATATAGCCTTACCAGGTTTATCAAAAGTTAACTCTTCTATTGATGATGTATTTGAAGCACTGGTAATGCAGAGGGGTCGATTGAAAGAAATGCAGCAACTGAGGGAGTGGTAA
- a CDS encoding GGDEF domain-containing protein, which yields MKSRAEKIQLPLTQAITDIEQLANTDELTGIYNRRYFMELSQKEIARAKRYSHPLSLIVIDVDYFKAVNDTYGHHIGDKVLSLFLRCKRKVCNEQLRDSDTLCRVGGEEFAILLPHTQVKYAGDIAERIRLCIRGTPIPYGESPYGESLYEDNGSVLNITISLGVTQYTEGDISISDLLIRGDKALYQAKDSGRDKYVVKLK from the coding sequence ATAAAAAGCCGAGCTGAAAAAATACAGCTGCCGCTGACCCAGGCGATCACCGACATTGAACAGCTGGCCAACACCGACGAACTAACCGGCATTTACAACCGGCGTTATTTTATGGAGCTGTCGCAAAAAGAAATCGCCCGGGCAAAAAGGTATTCCCACCCCTTGTCGCTGATTGTGATTGATGTTGATTATTTTAAAGCCGTCAACGACACCTACGGCCACCATATCGGCGACAAGGTGTTGAGTCTTTTCTTAAGGTGTAAGCGTAAGGTGTGCAACGAGCAGCTACGCGACAGCGATACCTTATGCCGGGTAGGCGGTGAAGAATTTGCCATTTTGCTGCCCCATACCCAGGTAAAGTATGCCGGTGATATTGCCGAGCGGATTCGCCTGTGTATTAGGGGGACCCCCATTCCTTACGGTGAAAGCCCTTACGGTGAAAGCCTTTATGAGGATAATGGCTCGGTATTGAACATTACTATTTCTTTGGGGGTTACCCAGTATACGGAAGGGGATATCAGTATTTCTGACTTGTTGATTCGGGGGGATAAGGCTTTGTATCAGGCCAAGGATTCGGGGCGGGATAAATATGTTGTTAAACTGAAGTAA
- a CDS encoding heme-binding protein translates to MSADIDSTQLTPRQGGTNTQVNEDLGPLAQLIGTWSGNKGYNVIALPQNNNPSCYTLVFGEYYETITFSGISALVPNRGGQYDQNAATLFYEQKVHFKNGANAGQLEHAEDGSWLYLTTGKQVNVPLPDPLPSQPADISIVKQVCVPHGNSILAMGSSEVINGKPQIADVSTIPVNINKELIDKNIPGGVQAFLKPYQQDPRIVNPHIVLQQALQDQTISKTTILSVDTNNHGNVVNIPFIQNHADVSRYQTTFWLEEVVSASGKTTLQLQYSQQIDLNFNSEYGLDGKPILYPHIDANTLVKV, encoded by the coding sequence ATGTCTGCTGATATCGACTCCACCCAACTTACTCCCCGTCAAGGTGGCACCAATACCCAGGTAAACGAAGATTTAGGCCCGCTGGCCCAGCTTATCGGTACCTGGTCAGGTAACAAGGGCTACAATGTTATCGCCCTGCCGCAAAACAATAACCCCAGCTGTTACACTTTGGTGTTTGGCGAGTATTACGAAACCATCACCTTCTCCGGCATTTCCGCGCTGGTGCCCAACCGCGGCGGCCAGTACGATCAAAATGCCGCCACCTTGTTTTACGAGCAAAAGGTACACTTTAAAAACGGCGCCAATGCCGGCCAGCTGGAGCATGCCGAAGACGGCTCCTGGCTCTACCTCACCACCGGCAAGCAGGTGAATGTGCCGCTGCCGGATCCCCTGCCTAGCCAGCCTGCCGACATTTCCATCGTCAAGCAGGTGTGCGTGCCCCACGGCAATTCCATCCTCGCCATGGGCAGCTCGGAAGTGATCAACGGCAAACCGCAAATTGCCGATGTGTCCACCATCCCGGTGAATATCAACAAGGAGCTTATCGACAAAAACATTCCCGGCGGCGTGCAGGCGTTTTTAAAACCCTACCAGCAAGACCCGCGCATAGTGAACCCGCATATAGTGCTGCAACAGGCACTGCAGGACCAAACCATCAGCAAAACCACCATATTAAGCGTCGACACCAACAACCACGGCAATGTCGTCAATATTCCCTTTATCCAGAACCATGCCGATGTTTCCCGCTATCAAACCACCTTCTGGCTGGAAGAGGTGGTCAGCGCCAGCGGCAAAACCACGCTGCAATTGCAGTATTCCCAGCAGATAGATCTCAACTTCAACAGCGAATACGGCTTAGACGGCAAACCGATTTTATATCCGCATATCGACGCCAATACGTTAGTGAAGGTATAG